Below is a window of Undibacterium sp. YM2 DNA.
AGCGTGATGAACAAGTCTGCCGCTTGCAATCCATTGCAGGAGTCGGACTATTAACGAGTTCCTGGCTGGCCAATCTGTTTGACCGCGTTCGCTTCACAAACAGTGATGCTGTCGTTGCATTTGTCGGTATGGACCCACGTCCGTGTGACTCTGGCCAAAAGCGTGGACGCAGGAGGTTGTCCAAGCGAGGCCCTGCTGAAGGGCGCCGCTTGCTATTTAACGCTGGTATGGCGGCAGCAAAATCAAAGGTATGGGCACCTGTGTACCAACATTACCGTCAGCTTGGCTGGCCATCAACGGCCACCATTATGATCATCGCACGTAAAATACTGCGGATTGCTTTTAGCTTGATCAAGAACGGCGTTGATTTTAATTCTGATCTCATCTCGATAAAAACTTGACGGGAACCATAGAATCTAATCGTACCTACACGAGCTGTGTTAATCTTATTCGTATAAGCCAAATTTTAATGGCAGGAGAATGTTGTGAGCCCTGTATCTGTATGTTTTAAGCTAGGCATCGCCTCTGTTTTGATACCGGCTGCCGCTTTCCTCATCAGTATTGCGATCCATGCCGTGATTCCTGGCTGCTTTTGCGATGAAGGGGCCGGATGTCATGGCTGCGGATTGAATGGACTGATGGACCTCGCCATGTTTGGTGGCCTTGTCGGTGCAATTGTTGGGCTCGTCATTGTTCTTCCTGCGTTTGTCGTGCTGGGAATGATCTTTGCGATGATTAGCAATAAGTCATAAATAACCCACGTAGGTACGATTAGCGCAGCGTAATCGAACGCATGATCCCCCGCAAAATCACCTGAGCCCATCAAAAAATACCATGCCCAATTACCGTCGCGCATTCGTCCCGGGAGCTACATGGTTTTTCACCGTCAATCTGCTGCAAAGACACAACAATGACCTTCTGGTACGCGAAATTGGACTCTTGCGGCAGGTGATCAAAGATGTGCGTAGTAAATATCCCTTTCATATCGATGCCTGGGTAGTTTTGCCAGAGCATATGCATTGCATCTTCACCCTGCCTGAAGGTGACAGCAATTTCAGCCTGCGCTGGCGGCTCATCAAGAGTGGTTTTTCACGCGCCCTGCCAAAAACAGAATCCCTCTCCGCTGCACGGCTGGCAGCAGGTGAGCGCGGTATCTGGCAACGCCATTATTGGGAACATCTGATACGCGACGAGCTGGACTTTCAAAGACATGTCGATTATGTACACGTCAATCCATTAAAGCATGGCCTGGTGGAGCGGGTTTGTGAATGGCCTTATTCGACTTTTCACCACTATGTGAATGACGGCGTGTATCCTGTAGATTGGTGTGGCGACGTGGCGGTGGAGATTGGTGGTGGCGATTGATATGTGTGTGCTATGTGCGATGCTTGAAATAGCTATAGACCTCAAGCAAATCCCATGATCGCTGTCTATTCTTCTTTGCACGCGTGTTTTGTATACTTGAATCATTAATCAGCATGGGAAGTAATTGCTGACCATGCTACACGAGCTGACAGATCAAAATGACATCCAATGATAAAAGCCGTCAATCAAACTGGAACAATTTCGACGCCCTTTTTGAATTACCTGAGCATGAGCGTGTAAAGGCATGGAGCCAGGAAAACCTGGAATTCCTTCAAAATTTTGTGGCCGTGGAAATGAATCACTACAGCTTGCCTGACATAGCCAATGCACAAGATTTTTCTGAGGTCATCAAAGTCTTGCGGCTTAATTATCGGCTATGGAATCAGCGGCTGATGAAATTGATGTGGATAAATGATGAGCTCCGTAGTGCAGAAGCACAAAACGACCTGGCTGAATTCATCAACACATGCCCGTGGAATATGCTGATTGAAGTCGCGCGTGATGTGCCAGGCCAGCTAAACTGAGCAAATGGCAATCTCAAAAACTGCACCGCAGCTACGATTAGATTCTATGGTTCCCGTCAAGTTTTTATCGAGATGAGATCAGAATTAAAATCAACGCCGTTCTTGATCAAGCTAAAAGCAATCCGCAGTATTTTACGTGCGATGATCATAATGGTGGCCGTTGATGGCCAGCCAAGCTGACGGTAATGTTGGTACACAGGTGCCCATACCTTTGATTTTGCTGCCGCCATACCAGCGTTAAATAGCAAGCGGCGCCCTTCAGCAGGGCCTCGCTTGGACAACCTCCTGCGTCCACGCTTTTGGCCAGAGTCACACGGACGTGGGTCCATACCGACAAATGCAACGACAGCATCACTGTTTGTGAAGCGAACGCGGTCAAACAGATTGGCCAGCCAGGAACTCGTTAATAGTCCGACTCCTGCAATGGATTGCAAGCGGCAGACTTGTTCATCACGCTTGGGAATATCCTTATTCAATCTGGCAATGTCCTGATCGATTTGCTTGAGTAATTCTGTGAAGCTGTCTAAAAGCCTGGCTGACTTCACTTTCAGTGATGGTGCTCCATCACAGGTCAGACGCAAAGCCGTCTTTAGAGAAACAATTTTAGCCCGGCGTTTAAGCAGTTCATCCATCGTGCGTTGCTCCGGCGTAGCTGGTTCATAGCGACGCAGTTCCTTGATTTCATGGGCCAGATAACGTGCAATGAGCATGGCATCGACGTTGTCAGTCTTGGCTCGCGCCCCAACCCCTTTCGCATAATGACGGGTATCTTTAGGATTGAGCACATAAACATGCAGGCCCATCTGGAAAGCCAGGTCGGCCAGCATCTGGTGATAGGTGCCAGTTGCTTCCATCGCAATAGACGAGCCAGGTGGCAGTTGTTTCAGGAATTTCTTTAAAGCAGCTAATTCATTAGGAACAGCACGCACTGGGAAACTGCTTTCAGAGCAGGCGATAACGACCTCAGATTTCGCCACATCAACACCTATGCATAACGGGGATTGCATGATTGCCTCCTTATCGTTAAAGTGAGAATGTTGGGGTGGCCACTTCTTCACGTTAGCTTGCACATATCGGCGGTATTGGTTGGCAGGCCTATTGACCGCTGGATTCCTCATCGACGTTGAAGAGGTGGGGTGGGAGAGTTCTAATCGGGTCTGTCAGCGAAAACTGCAGATGCGCAGCGTTGTCCCTCCACCCCGACGCTTTCTAGTTTCCCAGAAATCGTCACTTATAACCATACAAGCGCAGCGTAATCGTACGCATGCGGTGCCGGAAATAACGAAAACCCCCAAGCAAATTCCATGATCGCAGTGTGTCATGCTTTGCGCATAAGTGTGATGTATACTTGATTCAACATCATAAAGCAGCCGTGATTTTGAAGCAGCCTGGAAAATTACAGCTGGCCATGCGTACGATTACGCTGCGCTAATCGTACCTACACGAGCTGACCTTCACCACATCAGCCATACCGAATCGCAGTAAAAAATAACTCAGTATAGAAATTAAGAAGTAATGATCAGTTCAAACCAGACACCTCCAGGCAAGCTCAAGACCTTACGCATTTTAAAAGCCCTGATTGCAGCAGGACTATATGCCGCCATTTTTCTTCCTGTCTTCTTTTTCTCAGTACTCTGCATCATTTTAACGGTTGGCAGCGGCAACGATTTCACCAACACACTTGTCAATTTGTCGGGTGAAATCATAAAAATCCCTGTAAGAATGCTGAATATGGACGACGGAGGTAGTATATTCCCGGCTAGTTTTTTTTGGTCGCTGGTATTGTATGCAGTTGTATTTCTACGAGTTTTTTTCTTCTCCCGGATAGCACCGATGGACG
It encodes the following:
- a CDS encoding transposase, whose amino-acid sequence is MPNYRRAFVPGATWFFTVNLLQRHNNDLLVREIGLLRQVIKDVRSKYPFHIDAWVVLPEHMHCIFTLPEGDSNFSLRWRLIKSGFSRALPKTESLSAARLAAGERGIWQRHYWEHLIRDELDFQRHVDYVHVNPLKHGLVERVCEWPYSTFHHYVNDGVYPVDWCGDVAVEIGGGD
- a CDS encoding IS110 family transposase, which produces MQSPLCIGVDVAKSEVVIACSESSFPVRAVPNELAALKKFLKQLPPGSSIAMEATGTYHQMLADLAFQMGLHVYVLNPKDTRHYAKGVGARAKTDNVDAMLIARYLAHEIKELRRYEPATPEQRTMDELLKRRAKIVSLKTALRLTCDGAPSLKVKSARLLDSFTELLKQIDQDIARLNKDIPKRDEQVCRLQSIAGVGLLTSSWLANLFDRVRFTNSDAVVAFVGMDPRPCDSGQKRGRRRLSKRGPAEGRRLLFNAGMAAAKSKVWAPVYQHYRQLGWPSTATIMIIARKILRIAFSLIKNGVDFNSDLISIKT